A single Corynebacterium resistens DSM 45100 DNA region contains:
- the gcvP gene encoding aminomethyl-transferring glycine dehydrogenase, translating into METNAPFVPRHIGPNEQATAEILEFLGYSSSAELAEAALPDSIKQKQAIGLPSALSEVDTLAALRTFAGKNVVKKQLIGNGYYDTITPAVIRRNVVENPGWYTAYTPYQPEISQGRLEALLNFQTMVQDLTGLPVAGASLLDEATAVAEAVQLMARGNTKAAKAGGVVLLDSSLHQQSITVTLARAEAADIPVEVADLSAEDFDFNAYENLVGVVLSNPGSTGRVRDLSAPISAAKEAGALVTVACDLLAQVLVAAPGAQGADIAVGSAQRFGVPLFFGGPHAGFISCTEKLQRKLPGRIVGVSIDAEGTPAYRLALQTREQHIRRDKATSNICTAQALLAVIAGFYAVWHGPAGLRRIATEVHGRAVALAVALSEAGLPLAHDTFFDTVTVDVSSTLSTADAALSAAVEAGFNLRRVNEKFVGISVGESTTDEDIAKLVEVLANKPGVGVHTAEFSVEAGPLSEAGVLRTDDILTHPIFHSVTSETQMMRYLRKLADRDLALDRTMIPLGSCTMKLNAAVSMEPITWPEFAGIHPHVPEDQAAGWLELIADLEERLSKITGYAKVSVQPNAGSQGEFAGLLAIHRYHLSRGDDQRDIVLIPASAHGTNAASAALAGLKVVAVKNAEDGSIDVADLEAKLEKHGPQTAGIMITYPSTHGVYEEQVREVCQKVHEAGGQVYIDGANLNALVGLAQPGEFGGDVSHLNLHKTFTIPHGGGGPGVGPVCVAEHLIPFLPSDPGADLPEGEDDYSAGQPVSGARYGSAGVLPITWSYIALMGDEGLTEASRMALVNANYISRKLADYFPTLYTGKNNLVAHECILDLRELTKQSGITAEDVTKRLMDYGFHAPTLAFPVPGTLMVEPTESEDKEELDRFIEAMISIHGEIQEVIEGKVTAEESVLRHAPFTAYSVTRDDFEEAVSGGKFTRTQAAFPVPGLHITKYFTPVRRIDNAHGDRNLVCSCPPLEAFAINED; encoded by the coding sequence ATGGAAACAAACGCACCCTTTGTCCCCCGCCATATTGGTCCTAACGAGCAAGCAACAGCCGAGATCCTCGAGTTTCTCGGATACAGTTCCAGCGCTGAACTCGCGGAAGCTGCTTTGCCGGATTCCATTAAGCAGAAGCAGGCCATCGGGCTGCCATCGGCGCTGAGCGAGGTGGATACCCTTGCGGCTCTACGCACCTTTGCCGGTAAGAACGTGGTGAAGAAGCAGCTCATTGGCAACGGCTACTACGACACGATCACTCCAGCCGTCATTCGCCGAAACGTGGTGGAAAACCCGGGTTGGTACACCGCCTACACGCCATACCAGCCGGAAATTTCGCAAGGTCGCCTAGAAGCGCTGTTGAACTTCCAGACCATGGTGCAGGATCTGACCGGGTTGCCTGTGGCCGGTGCATCCTTGCTGGACGAAGCCACCGCAGTTGCCGAAGCCGTGCAACTGATGGCACGTGGCAATACCAAGGCGGCTAAGGCCGGTGGCGTGGTGCTGCTGGACTCCTCCCTGCACCAGCAGTCCATCACGGTAACGCTTGCACGCGCAGAGGCTGCCGATATTCCAGTGGAGGTAGCCGACCTTTCCGCTGAAGATTTCGATTTCAACGCGTACGAAAACCTCGTTGGTGTGGTGCTTTCCAACCCTGGTTCCACGGGGCGGGTGCGCGATCTATCCGCACCGATTTCCGCTGCAAAGGAAGCGGGTGCGCTGGTTACCGTCGCGTGTGACCTTTTGGCACAGGTGTTGGTTGCCGCGCCGGGTGCGCAGGGTGCCGATATTGCTGTCGGTTCGGCGCAGCGTTTTGGCGTGCCGTTGTTCTTCGGCGGCCCTCACGCAGGCTTCATTTCTTGTACGGAAAAGCTGCAGCGCAAACTGCCCGGGCGCATCGTAGGCGTTTCCATCGATGCAGAGGGCACTCCTGCTTACCGCCTCGCCTTGCAGACTCGCGAACAGCACATTCGTCGTGATAAGGCCACTAGTAACATTTGCACCGCACAAGCTCTGCTGGCGGTTATCGCCGGTTTCTATGCCGTGTGGCATGGTCCTGCGGGGCTGCGCCGTATTGCTACCGAGGTGCATGGGCGCGCCGTTGCCTTGGCTGTTGCACTGTCCGAGGCTGGCCTGCCACTGGCACACGACACCTTCTTCGATACCGTTACCGTGGATGTTTCTTCCACTCTTTCTACTGCCGACGCCGCGCTGTCCGCGGCCGTCGAAGCTGGCTTCAACCTGCGCCGCGTGAATGAGAAGTTCGTCGGTATCTCCGTGGGCGAGTCCACCACTGATGAGGACATCGCCAAGTTGGTTGAGGTGCTAGCCAACAAGCCGGGTGTGGGGGTCCATACCGCGGAGTTCTCTGTGGAGGCCGGCCCACTTTCTGAAGCAGGTGTGCTGCGTACCGATGACATCTTGACCCACCCGATTTTCCACTCCGTAACGTCCGAGACCCAGATGATGCGCTACCTGCGCAAGCTGGCTGATCGTGACTTGGCGCTGGACCGTACGATGATTCCGCTGGGTTCGTGCACGATGAAGCTGAATGCAGCCGTGTCCATGGAACCAATCACGTGGCCAGAGTTCGCGGGCATCCACCCGCACGTGCCAGAAGACCAGGCTGCCGGCTGGTTAGAGCTTATTGCAGATCTGGAAGAGCGCCTTTCCAAGATCACCGGTTATGCCAAGGTTTCCGTGCAGCCCAATGCTGGTTCGCAGGGCGAGTTTGCTGGTCTGCTCGCAATCCACCGTTACCACCTCTCCCGCGGTGATGATCAGCGCGATATCGTGCTGATCCCAGCCTCCGCTCACGGCACGAATGCGGCTTCTGCTGCGCTGGCTGGCCTGAAGGTCGTGGCCGTGAAGAACGCCGAGGACGGTTCGATCGACGTTGCAGATTTGGAAGCCAAGCTGGAAAAGCACGGTCCGCAAACTGCTGGCATCATGATCACCTACCCGTCCACTCATGGTGTTTATGAGGAGCAGGTGCGCGAAGTTTGCCAGAAGGTTCACGAGGCCGGTGGCCAGGTTTACATTGATGGCGCGAACCTCAACGCACTTGTAGGCCTTGCCCAGCCTGGTGAATTCGGTGGCGATGTTTCGCACCTGAACTTGCACAAGACCTTCACGATTCCGCACGGTGGTGGCGGCCCAGGTGTGGGCCCTGTCTGCGTGGCGGAGCACCTCATTCCGTTCCTGCCATCCGATCCAGGTGCAGACCTGCCGGAAGGTGAGGACGACTACAGTGCGGGCCAGCCTGTTTCTGGTGCCCGCTACGGCTCCGCGGGCGTGCTACCAATCACGTGGTCCTACATCGCACTGATGGGTGATGAAGGCCTTACTGAGGCTTCGCGTATGGCTTTGGTCAACGCAAACTACATTTCTCGCAAGCTCGCTGATTACTTCCCGACCCTGTACACCGGAAAAAACAATCTAGTGGCCCACGAGTGCATCCTCGATTTGCGCGAGCTAACCAAGCAGTCCGGAATCACCGCTGAAGATGTAACTAAGCGTTTGATGGACTACGGATTCCACGCTCCAACCTTGGCATTCCCTGTTCCGGGCACCCTCATGGTGGAACCTACTGAGTCCGAGGACAAGGAAGAACTCGATCGCTTCATCGAGGCTATGATCAGCATCCACGGAGAGATCCAGGAAGTCATCGAGGGCAAGGTCACCGCAGAAGAATCTGTGCTGCGCCACGCGCCATTCACTGCGTACTCCGTTACTCGTGATGATTTCGAGGAGGCTGTTTCTGGCGGCAAGTTCACCCGCACCCAAGCAGCTTTCCCAGTACCCGGATTGCACATTACGAAGTACTTCACCCCAGTTCGTCGCATTGATAACGCCCACGGTGACCGCAACCTTGTGTGCTCCTGCCCACCGCTGGAAGCGTTCGCTATCAACGAGGACTAA
- the gcvH gene encoding glycine cleavage system protein GcvH yields the protein MSALPTDFLYSEEHEWVNTSAVVEGETVRVGITHIAAEALGEIVFVELPEVGTEVEAGEAFGEVESTKSVSDIYAPVSGEVVAVNEALDDNAGLINEDPYGEGWLYEVKVSESGDLMDAEAYAAANE from the coding sequence ATGTCCGCACTGCCAACTGACTTCCTGTACTCCGAAGAGCACGAGTGGGTCAACACCTCTGCCGTTGTTGAAGGCGAGACCGTTCGTGTCGGCATCACCCACATTGCTGCCGAAGCGCTAGGCGAAATTGTTTTCGTTGAGCTGCCAGAGGTAGGTACTGAAGTTGAGGCCGGCGAAGCCTTCGGTGAGGTTGAATCCACCAAGTCCGTTTCTGATATCTACGCCCCAGTTTCTGGCGAGGTCGTCGCGGTAAACGAGGCACTCGATGACAACGCGGGTCTGATCAACGAGGACCCATACGGTGAGGGGTGGCTGTACGAGGTCAAGGTTTCCGAATCCGGGGACCTCATGGATGCAGAAGCTTACGCAGCTGCTAACGAGTAA
- the gcvT gene encoding glycine cleavage system aminomethyltransferase GcvT encodes MADKAQLKETALHKVHEKLGARFTDFGGWDMPLKYSSELDEHKAVRERVGVFDLSHMGEVRVKGKDAGAYLDYAFISKMSAVKIGKAKYSMICTESGGIIDDLITYRLGEDEFLVVPNAGNVANVVSAMMERASNFDVEVVNESDETSMVAVQGPKAAAVMHSIVENVANAPAASGAGESVEEAVEGLGYYAAFEGIVAGQPVIVARTGYTGEDGFEIIVGNDGAESVWTTVMDHATKFEGLPCGLACRDTLRLEAGMPLYGNELSLKLSPVDAGLGVLAATKSKESFVGRSAIVAAKEDGAQQKLIGLTGEGRRAARGGYEVFAGGEQTAIGSVTSGALSPTLGHPVALAYVSTEAIESGAAAVGATVEVDIRGKRYNYTVVELPFYKREK; translated from the coding sequence ATGGCTGATAAAGCACAGCTGAAGGAAACTGCACTGCATAAGGTGCACGAAAAGTTGGGTGCGCGGTTCACGGACTTCGGTGGCTGGGACATGCCACTGAAGTACAGCAGTGAACTCGATGAGCACAAGGCAGTGCGCGAGCGTGTGGGTGTATTCGACCTATCCCACATGGGCGAAGTTCGCGTCAAGGGTAAGGATGCGGGTGCGTACTTGGATTACGCGTTCATCTCCAAGATGTCCGCAGTCAAGATCGGCAAAGCCAAGTACTCCATGATCTGCACGGAGTCTGGTGGCATTATCGACGACCTGATCACCTACCGCCTTGGTGAAGACGAGTTTCTAGTGGTTCCCAATGCTGGCAACGTGGCCAACGTGGTTTCCGCCATGATGGAACGGGCTTCAAACTTCGACGTTGAAGTTGTCAATGAATCCGATGAAACATCCATGGTCGCTGTTCAAGGTCCGAAGGCCGCAGCTGTAATGCACTCCATCGTGGAGAACGTTGCCAACGCACCTGCAGCATCTGGTGCCGGCGAATCCGTTGAGGAAGCCGTTGAAGGGCTGGGTTACTATGCGGCATTTGAAGGAATTGTTGCAGGTCAGCCGGTTATTGTAGCTCGCACTGGTTACACAGGAGAAGATGGTTTCGAAATCATTGTGGGCAACGACGGAGCAGAATCCGTGTGGACCACAGTGATGGATCACGCCACGAAGTTCGAAGGTCTGCCATGTGGTTTGGCGTGCCGAGACACACTACGGCTGGAGGCCGGAATGCCTCTATATGGCAATGAGCTTTCACTGAAGCTTTCCCCGGTTGATGCAGGATTGGGCGTGCTAGCTGCCACAAAGTCCAAGGAATCCTTTGTTGGTCGCAGTGCCATTGTCGCGGCCAAGGAGGATGGGGCGCAGCAGAAGCTCATCGGTCTCACTGGCGAGGGGCGCCGCGCGGCCCGCGGTGGATACGAAGTATTCGCAGGCGGAGAGCAGACGGCGATCGGCAGCGTTACTTCGGGAGCGCTTTCCCCAACCCTGGGCCACCCGGTGGCGCTGGCTTACGTTTCCACTGAAGCTATTGAGTCGGGTGCAGCTGCCGTAGGCGCAACCGTTGAAGTTGATATCCGCGGTAAGCGCTATAACTACACCGTGGTTGAACTGCCGTTCTACAAGCGCGAGAAGTAG